The following coding sequences lie in one Maledivibacter sp. genomic window:
- the addA gene encoding helicase-exonuclease AddAB subunit AddA: MPKWTKDQEKAIKVRGKNLLVSAAAGSGKTAVLVERIVKLITEDMIDINRLLIVTFTNAAAGEMRERILDAIVKEIEKGSEYEEHLRRQITLLGRSYITTLHSFCIDVVRKNFHLVDIDPSFRIGDMTETSILIQEALEELLEEEYKEAKEYFIQLVEGFGSNREDIKLQELILKIYGFIQSKPYPQEWLESNIEKFNISMEEFEKSSWIQTIKDSLGIELQGGMDAITEAIKLCNRPSGPKEYTEALLDDRENLSRVITSLNTGVEGFYIRVKDIKHSKLKTIRGDRKQEVDENIQKEVKQLRDKYKESLKSINEKLLIKSFDEYLYEINKIYPTMKYLGNLVIKFGEKYSEKKLDKGILDFNDLEHYALDILQDDEVQGEYGKKFEHIFVDEYQDSNIVQETILECIKGENNLFMVGDVKQSIYRFRLADPSLFIGKYESYGKEGKGLNQRIDLSQNFRTRPQILDGINYLFKNIMSKNLGEIDYSEDVYLYKGLDFEDIEDTNIELNIIENLIESTEEVPEELEEMSSIEGEARYVASRIKELIGKKTYNAKKKEYKNIEYKDIVILLRSPKMWAPVFMEVFTKEGIPVYTDDNSGYFDTIEINMFLDLLRLIDNKRQDIPLLSVMRSPIGGFEIEELIGLRLNYMEGSYYKAIENYVSNSDNELKVKLQAFLENLERWSIEARYLKLDEFIWKLLIETGYYHYVGAMPGGMQRQANLRILVDRASQFEKSAINGLFLFLRFIDKLTKSKGDMGSAKILGENENVVRIMSIHKSKGLEFPVVICSGMGKRFNLKDIQQDILLHKDLGLGPKFIDIDKRVYSQTLPQLAIKRKMKVENLSEEMRVLYVALTRAIDKLILIGSVKEFERERKRWLRGTALYNLVKGQTYLDWICSTLVKHRDGELLRGTQNGIFDGSLIEELEESRWTINLVNKRDIYYKEIEKIEMNKEYRQSLEKFAPVNDGKYEKLIEGRFKWEYPHKCDVGIPSKLAVSDIKKASAKNIEDIVYKIPSLVKSPRFIEGKKVFTKAEKGTIIHFVMQHLDLKDTRSISQIEQQLDSMVVKELLTPEEAEVVDPKKILKFFESGIGNRILQSNNVYREAPFILKKLASEVIEDLDDCTEELLIQGIIDCYFEEDRELVLVDYKTGNVFDGNVEGIVERYRAQMELYKEALERISGKIVKESYIYLFDIDKAVGIE; encoded by the coding sequence ATGCCTAAATGGACAAAGGACCAAGAAAAAGCCATAAAAGTCAGAGGGAAAAATCTTCTGGTATCAGCCGCTGCAGGTTCCGGGAAAACAGCTGTTTTGGTTGAAAGAATTGTAAAGCTTATTACAGAGGATATGATTGATATAAATAGATTGTTAATAGTAACCTTTACCAATGCTGCTGCAGGAGAAATGAGGGAGAGGATACTTGATGCCATCGTTAAAGAGATAGAAAAGGGTTCTGAATATGAAGAACACTTGAGAAGACAAATCACATTACTAGGAAGGTCCTATATCACGACTCTACACTCTTTTTGTATTGATGTTGTAAGAAAAAATTTTCATTTAGTAGATATAGACCCCTCCTTTAGAATAGGGGATATGACTGAGACCAGTATTTTAATTCAGGAAGCACTAGAGGAGCTTCTTGAAGAAGAATATAAAGAGGCAAAGGAATACTTTATACAATTAGTAGAAGGCTTTGGAAGTAATAGAGAAGATATTAAGCTTCAAGAATTAATACTCAAGATTTATGGATTTATTCAAAGTAAGCCCTATCCTCAAGAATGGCTTGAATCAAATATAGAAAAGTTTAATATATCTATGGAAGAGTTTGAAAAGAGTTCGTGGATTCAAACTATAAAGGATAGTCTTGGAATTGAGCTTCAAGGAGGTATGGATGCTATAACAGAGGCTATTAAGCTTTGTAATAGACCCAGTGGACCAAAGGAGTATACAGAAGCGCTCCTGGATGACAGGGAAAATTTATCTAGAGTTATTACAAGCTTAAATACCGGCGTTGAAGGATTTTATATAAGGGTTAAGGATATAAAGCATTCAAAGCTTAAAACAATAAGAGGTGATAGAAAGCAAGAGGTAGACGAAAATATACAAAAAGAAGTTAAACAATTGAGAGATAAGTATAAGGAAAGTCTTAAATCTATAAATGAGAAGCTATTAATTAAGAGCTTTGATGAATACTTATATGAAATTAATAAGATTTATCCCACTATGAAATACTTAGGGAACTTAGTGATTAAATTTGGTGAGAAATATAGTGAAAAAAAGCTTGATAAGGGAATCTTGGATTTTAATGACTTAGAACACTATGCTTTGGATATTTTACAAGATGATGAAGTTCAAGGGGAATATGGGAAAAAATTTGAACATATATTTGTTGATGAATATCAAGATAGTAATATTGTGCAGGAAACGATTTTAGAGTGTATAAAGGGTGAGAACAATCTATTTATGGTCGGTGATGTTAAACAAAGTATATATAGATTTAGATTGGCAGACCCTTCCCTTTTTATTGGGAAATATGAAAGCTATGGGAAGGAAGGCAAGGGGCTTAACCAAAGAATAGATTTATCTCAAAACTTCAGGACTAGACCCCAGATTCTGGATGGAATAAATTATTTGTTTAAAAATATTATGTCCAAGAATCTAGGAGAAATTGATTATTCAGAGGATGTTTATTTATATAAAGGGCTAGACTTTGAAGATATCGAGGATACGAACATAGAATTAAATATTATAGAAAATCTAATCGAATCCACAGAGGAAGTTCCTGAAGAACTAGAGGAAATGTCTAGTATAGAAGGAGAAGCACGGTATGTCGCAAGTAGAATAAAGGAGCTAATTGGTAAAAAGACCTATAATGCAAAGAAAAAAGAATACAAGAATATTGAGTATAAGGACATAGTTATATTGTTAAGGTCTCCTAAAATGTGGGCTCCAGTATTTATGGAGGTATTTACTAAAGAAGGTATTCCCGTATATACCGACGATAATTCGGGCTATTTTGATACCATTGAAATAAATATGTTTCTAGATCTGCTTAGACTCATAGACAATAAAAGACAGGATATACCCCTGCTTAGCGTTATGAGATCTCCAATAGGAGGCTTTGAAATAGAGGAATTAATTGGATTAAGGCTAAATTATATGGAGGGAAGCTATTATAAAGCCATCGAAAATTATGTATCAAATAGTGATAATGAACTAAAGGTAAAGCTACAAGCTTTTCTGGAAAATTTGGAGAGATGGTCTATTGAGGCAAGATATTTAAAGTTAGATGAATTTATATGGAAGCTTCTTATAGAAACTGGATATTATCATTATGTTGGGGCTATGCCAGGAGGTATGCAAAGACAAGCCAATTTAAGGATATTGGTAGATAGGGCAAGTCAATTTGAAAAGAGTGCCATTAATGGTCTATTTCTTTTCCTAAGATTTATAGATAAGCTCACTAAGAGTAAAGGAGATATGGGTAGTGCTAAAATCCTAGGAGAAAATGAAAATGTTGTTAGAATAATGAGTATACATAAAAGCAAAGGTCTTGAATTCCCCGTAGTTATATGCAGTGGTATGGGAAAAAGATTTAATCTAAAGGATATCCAGCAGGATATATTGCTGCATAAAGATTTGGGATTAGGTCCAAAGTTTATTGATATAGATAAAAGGGTATATAGCCAGACCCTTCCACAATTGGCCATAAAAAGGAAGATGAAGGTCGAGAATTTATCTGAGGAAATGAGAGTTTTGTATGTTGCTTTAACTAGAGCTATAGATAAATTAATACTTATTGGGTCTGTAAAGGAATTTGAAAGGGAAAGAAAAAGATGGCTAAGGGGTACGGCCCTTTATAACCTAGTTAAAGGACAAACCTATTTAGATTGGATATGTTCTACCCTTGTAAAACATAGGGATGGTGAGCTTTTAAGGGGAACTCAAAATGGTATTTTTGACGGGTCTTTGATTGAAGAGCTTGAAGAATCAAGATGGACCATCAACTTAGTTAATAAAAGGGATATATATTATAAAGAAATTGAAAAAATTGAAATGAATAAGGAGTACAGACAAAGTCTTGAAAAGTTTGCTCCTGTAAATGATGGGAAATATGAAAAACTTATAGAAGGGAGGTTCAAATGGGAATATCCCCATAAATGTGATGTAGGAATACCGTCAAAGCTAGCTGTTAGTGATATCAAGAAGGCATCTGCAAAGAATATTGAAGATATAGTATATAAAATACCTTCTTTAGTTAAAAGTCCAAGATTTATAGAGGGGAAGAAGGTGTTTACAAAGGCTGAAAAGGGTACTATTATACATTTTGTGATGCAGCATTTAGATTTAAAAGATACAAGGAGTATTTCTCAAATTGAACAGCAGTTAGACTCAATGGTTGTAAAGGAATTACTTACCCCTGAGGAAGCTGAAGTGGTTGACCCCAAAAAAATACTTAAATTTTTTGAAAGCGGCATAGGGAATAGAATATTACAGTCTAATAATGTTTATAGGGAAGCACCTTTTATTTTAAAAAAATTGGCTTCTGAGGTTATTGAAGATTTAGATGATTGCACGGAAGAGCTTCTTATACAGGGGATTATTGACTGCTATTTTGAAGAAGATAGGGAGCTAGTGCTAGTTGACTATAAAACTGGAAATGTATTTGATGGTAATGTTGAAGGTATTGTAGAAAGATACAGAGCCCAGATGGAGCTATATAAGGAAGCACTTGAAAGAATATCTGGGAAAATAGTTAAGGAAAGCTATATATATTTATTTGATATAGATAAAGCAGTAGGTATTGAATAA
- the addB gene encoding helicase-exonuclease AddAB subunit AddB, whose amino-acid sequence MKIRYILGRAGSGKTKRIFEEIKYKLQKAKANKLFLLVPEQFTLQTEYDLITTNELSGIMRVEVISFDRLAHKVFDEVGGLKKIDINELGKIMVLKRLFDKFSRELEVYRKASKQEGFLSNFCGLITEFKRNDIYPEVLKEVLESFEEESMLTRKLKDISLMYEKFNEYMDGRYTDEEDKLSMLIDKIDEAKFLDGAEVWIDGFSGFTVQEYRVLEKLFLKTEKVNIALTRNDDIKAKDKGLFTPTDETFGKIREMAHSHGIKETQTILKQEAIKPPELKHLEREVYGFPYNKYDKAVECIEIFSGTNQYTEIEYTACKIISLVRDKGYRWKDIALVNGSMETYGLTIKRVFAEYGIPFFIDEKRSIMNNPIVKLILSAIDILSRNYRYDDIFRFVKTGFCALNKEEAEKLENFVLRYGIEGNRWFNDFEYKDVDPEELNEIDEIRKKFITPFMTIKDKLKGKRSVSEFSEYLFEFLVLLGIEEKLDLWIEVLREKNRLEYVNEYAQIWNIIMEVLNQLVEILGDMEVNLKEYKRTLEAGFSQYKVGIIPPTIDQVLVGNLDRSRSHNIKALFVVGVNDGILPSAQGDDGLLMDEEKLLIKEKGIRLLSDSETRLKEEEFAIYTSLAKPTEYLWMSYPLSDSEGKALRPSILMDKIKKIYPRLKTKSDIVKGDVGLDEERQLSLVSVPIPTFKYMIENLRLKIDENPVSELWDEVYQWYYRNEEWDKRRTMMIEGLFHNNQEGYIGEERARNLYNAPLKSSISRLEKFVNCPFAHFINYGLKPRERKEYKINIPDIGKLFHESMENFSKKLSFENLNWKEIDKRKCDEIVESIIDDIAPNFSYNILESTYRYKYLVNKLKRVSKRAAWTLTEHVKRGDFIPSLYELEFGEGAFSMIPPIIIELPDGEEIKLEGRIDRIDLLKNEDGSYVKIIDYKSGNKRFSLSDVYYGLQIQLIVYLDAVLENKDKLKMDAAHPGGVFYFKLDDPMIESNENDVEVIEKEIMKKLRLDGILAKDIKIAKAMDKDIENAKQSLVIPANLKKDGDFSKSSSVLEEEKLYSLIKHVRNLVVEIAGEILRGNVNIEPCKIDNNISCSYCQYGSICQFDRNLQNNDFRVIRKLRDEEVLRKIEGEDRGDRDA is encoded by the coding sequence ATGAAAATAAGATATATATTAGGAAGAGCCGGGAGCGGAAAGACTAAAAGGATATTTGAAGAAATAAAATATAAATTACAAAAAGCGAAGGCAAACAAGCTTTTTTTATTAGTACCAGAGCAATTTACTTTGCAAACAGAATATGATCTTATAACTACAAATGAGCTATCGGGGATAATGAGGGTAGAGGTTATAAGCTTTGATAGACTTGCCCATAAGGTTTTTGATGAAGTAGGAGGATTAAAGAAGATAGATATAAATGAGCTTGGGAAGATAATGGTATTGAAAAGACTATTTGACAAATTTTCTAGGGAACTTGAGGTTTATCGCAAGGCGAGCAAGCAGGAAGGATTTTTGTCAAATTTTTGTGGTCTGATTACTGAATTCAAAAGAAATGACATATATCCCGAGGTGCTTAAGGAAGTCCTTGAATCCTTTGAAGAGGAAAGTATGCTTACAAGAAAGCTTAAGGATATTAGTTTGATGTATGAGAAATTCAATGAATATATGGATGGAAGGTATACCGATGAAGAAGATAAACTCAGTATGCTTATTGATAAGATTGATGAAGCCAAATTCTTAGATGGAGCTGAGGTTTGGATAGATGGATTTAGTGGTTTTACAGTTCAGGAATATAGGGTATTGGAAAAGCTATTTCTTAAAACAGAAAAGGTAAATATAGCCTTGACCAGGAACGATGATATAAAAGCCAAGGATAAAGGCTTGTTCACTCCAACCGATGAAACCTTTGGCAAGATTAGAGAAATGGCCCACAGCCATGGAATAAAAGAGACTCAAACCATATTAAAACAAGAAGCAATTAAGCCCCCAGAGCTTAAACACCTTGAGAGAGAAGTCTATGGCTTCCCCTATAACAAATACGATAAAGCAGTGGAGTGTATTGAGATTTTTTCCGGTACAAATCAATATACAGAAATCGAATATACCGCTTGTAAAATAATTTCATTAGTAAGGGATAAGGGTTATAGATGGAAGGATATTGCTTTGGTAAATGGTTCCATGGAAACCTATGGACTAACGATAAAAAGGGTTTTTGCCGAGTATGGAATTCCATTTTTTATAGATGAAAAAAGAAGTATAATGAATAATCCAATAGTTAAGCTCATATTATCGGCCATAGATATACTCAGCAGGAATTATAGATATGATGATATTTTCAGATTTGTGAAGACCGGTTTTTGTGCATTGAATAAGGAGGAAGCAGAGAAACTTGAAAACTTTGTACTCAGGTATGGTATTGAGGGTAACAGATGGTTTAATGATTTTGAATACAAGGATGTAGATCCAGAGGAGTTAAATGAAATCGATGAAATACGTAAAAAGTTCATAACTCCCTTCATGACCATAAAAGATAAATTAAAGGGAAAAAGATCAGTATCTGAATTTAGTGAATATTTATTTGAGTTTTTAGTCCTTTTAGGTATTGAAGAGAAACTCGATTTATGGATAGAAGTGCTGAGGGAAAAGAATAGGTTAGAATACGTAAACGAATATGCCCAGATATGGAATATAATCATGGAAGTACTAAATCAGTTGGTCGAGATATTAGGTGATATGGAGGTAAATCTAAAGGAATACAAGAGAACTCTAGAGGCTGGTTTTTCCCAGTATAAAGTAGGTATTATACCACCAACAATAGATCAGGTTCTAGTTGGAAATCTTGATAGATCTAGGAGTCACAATATAAAGGCCCTTTTTGTTGTAGGTGTAAATGATGGGATTTTGCCATCTGCACAGGGGGATGATGGTCTACTAATGGATGAGGAAAAGCTATTGATTAAAGAGAAGGGCATACGACTTCTATCCGATAGTGAAACCAGACTTAAGGAGGAAGAATTTGCTATCTATACATCCCTAGCAAAGCCCACTGAATATTTATGGATGAGCTATCCTTTATCGGATAGTGAGGGAAAAGCCTTAAGGCCTTCTATTTTAATGGATAAAATCAAGAAGATTTATCCTAGACTAAAAACAAAAAGTGATATAGTAAAGGGGGATGTAGGGCTAGACGAGGAAAGACAGCTTAGTCTGGTTTCTGTACCTATTCCCACATTTAAGTATATGATAGAGAATCTAAGACTTAAGATAGATGAGAATCCTGTATCTGAGCTATGGGATGAGGTCTACCAGTGGTATTATAGAAATGAAGAATGGGATAAGAGGCGTACCATGATGATAGAAGGACTGTTTCATAATAATCAAGAGGGTTATATTGGAGAGGAAAGGGCAAGAAATCTTTATAATGCTCCTTTGAAATCTAGTATTTCAAGACTGGAGAAGTTCGTGAATTGTCCCTTTGCCCACTTTATAAATTATGGTCTTAAGCCCCGAGAAAGAAAGGAATACAAGATAAATATACCGGATATAGGAAAACTCTTCCATGAATCCATGGAAAATTTCTCAAAGAAGCTGTCCTTTGAAAATTTGAACTGGAAAGAGATAGATAAAAGGAAATGTGATGAAATTGTGGAAAGCATTATAGATGATATAGCCCCAAACTTTAGTTACAATATACTTGAAAGCACCTATAGATATAAATATCTTGTAAATAAATTGAAAAGAGTGAGTAAAAGAGCTGCGTGGACATTAACTGAACATGTTAAGAGGGGAGACTTCATTCCTTCCCTATATGAGCTTGAATTTGGAGAAGGGGCTTTCAGCATGATACCCCCTATTATTATTGAGCTTCCAGACGGTGAAGAGATTAAGCTAGAGGGTAGAATCGATAGGATAGACCTGCTTAAAAACGAAGATGGAAGCTATGTAAAAATAATAGATTATAAATCTGGAAATAAGAGGTTCAGCTTGTCCGATGTATATTATGGGCTGCAAATACAGCTTATCGTTTATCTTGATGCGGTACTTGAAAATAAGGATAAGTTGAAAATGGATGCTGCCCATCCCGGTGGAGTGTTTTACTTTAAATTAGATGATCCCATGATAGAATCCAATGAAAATGATGTAGAAGTAATTGAAAAGGAAATAATGAAAAAACTTAGGCTAGATGGTATTCTTGCTAAGGATATTAAGATAGCAAAGGCTATGGATAAAGATATAGAAAATGCCAAGCAATCCTTGGTTATTCCCGCTAATTTAAAGAAGGATGGAGACTTTAGTAAAAGCTCATCGGTGCTAGAGGAAGAAAAGCTTTACAGCCTCATAAAACATGTTAGAAACCTTGTTGTCGAAATAGCAGGAGAGATACTTAGGGGAAATGTTAATATAGAGCCCTGCAAGATTGACAATAATATTTCCTGTAGTTACTGTCAATATGGCTCCATATGTCAGTTTGACAGGAATCTTCAAAATAATGATTTTAGGGTCATAAGAAAGCTAAGGGATGAAGAGGTTTTGAGAAAAATAGAGGGCGAGGATAGAGGTGATAGGGATGCCTAA
- a CDS encoding serine hydroxymethyltransferase — MNLDFIKKQDPEVYESIKLEMERQSNKIEMIASENFTSKAVMEAMGSQLTNKYAEGYPSKRYYGGCEYVDITENLARERMKEIFGADHANVQPHSGSQANMAVYFSVLQPGDKVLGMDLSHGGHLTHGSPVNFSGKLYEIISYGVNDEGYIDYDEVREIALKEKPRMIVAGASAYSRTIDFSKFREICDEIDAYLMVDMAHIAGLIAADLHPNPVPYADFVTTTTHKTLRGPRGGAILCKEKYAKAIDKSIFPGIQGGPLMHIIAAKAVCFKEAMSQEFKDYQKQVIKNSKALAKALQERNFNLVSGGTDNHLLLIDLRNKGITGKVAEHLLDEIGITVNKNTVPNETESPFVTSGIRIGTPATTTRGFGEAEMIEIAEIINCAIKNKDGDLTEAKDRVKSLCDKFPLY; from the coding sequence ATGAATCTAGACTTTATCAAAAAACAAGATCCTGAGGTTTATGAAAGCATAAAACTCGAAATGGAACGTCAATCTAATAAAATTGAAATGATAGCTTCAGAAAATTTTACTAGTAAAGCTGTTATGGAAGCCATGGGCTCTCAGCTTACTAATAAATATGCAGAAGGCTATCCTAGTAAAAGATACTATGGTGGATGTGAATATGTAGATATTACTGAAAATCTAGCTAGAGAAAGAATGAAGGAAATATTTGGTGCTGACCATGCAAACGTACAACCCCATTCTGGATCTCAGGCAAATATGGCAGTTTATTTCTCTGTTTTACAGCCCGGAGATAAGGTTTTAGGAATGGATTTGTCCCATGGTGGACATTTAACCCACGGTAGCCCAGTAAATTTTTCGGGCAAGCTATACGAAATTATTTCCTATGGTGTCAACGATGAAGGATACATAGATTATGATGAAGTAAGGGAGATAGCATTAAAGGAAAAACCACGGATGATAGTTGCAGGTGCAAGTGCATATTCTAGAACAATTGATTTTTCTAAATTCAGAGAAATTTGCGATGAGATAGATGCATATCTAATGGTTGATATGGCTCATATAGCTGGCTTAATAGCTGCTGATCTACATCCTAATCCAGTGCCCTATGCGGACTTTGTTACTACAACTACCCATAAAACCCTTAGGGGTCCTAGGGGTGGTGCAATCCTTTGTAAGGAAAAATATGCTAAGGCTATAGATAAAAGTATTTTCCCTGGAATACAGGGGGGCCCACTTATGCATATTATAGCTGCAAAGGCTGTATGCTTTAAGGAAGCAATGTCTCAAGAATTTAAGGATTATCAGAAACAAGTTATTAAAAATTCCAAGGCCCTAGCTAAAGCCCTTCAAGAAAGGAATTTCAATCTAGTTTCCGGGGGAACAGATAATCATTTACTTTTAATAGATCTTAGAAACAAAGGCATAACTGGTAAAGTTGCAGAACACCTGTTAGATGAAATAGGTATTACTGTAAATAAAAACACAGTACCAAATGAAACTGAAAGTCCCTTCGTTACTAGTGGTATAAGAATAGGTACTCCTGCCACCACCACTAGGGGCTTCGGAGAAGCTGAAATGATAGAAATAGCTGAAATTATCAACTGTGCCATAAAAAATAAAGATGGTGATTTGACTGAAGCTAAGGATAGAGTTAAATCACTTTGTGATAAATTCCCATTGTATTAA
- a CDS encoding TIGR01906 family membrane protein, which produces MNIGKVIIKLSKMLFAIFLPLAILLTILQYYSYNEDMYMEEFKKYDIASATKMSLEDLNRTANKLISYMKDDEDNLDIKAVINGELAEVFGQREKQHMVDVKELFIKGHRVKNISLVLTFAALITIVLYSRNRKRDIYGAVLWAGIVPIILMIILFILVKIDFHKYFTYFHKLFFTNDLWLLNPQTDVLIQMLPLEFFIDISTRIIGCFVGISILMTIIAYINLKKKPRVS; this is translated from the coding sequence ATGAATATAGGAAAAGTGATTATTAAATTATCTAAGATGTTATTTGCCATATTTTTACCGTTGGCTATATTACTTACTATTTTGCAATATTATTCCTATAACGAAGATATGTATATGGAGGAATTTAAAAAATATGATATTGCAAGTGCAACTAAAATGAGCCTTGAAGATCTTAATAGAACAGCCAATAAATTAATATCATATATGAAAGACGATGAAGATAATTTAGATATTAAGGCTGTAATCAATGGAGAACTGGCAGAGGTCTTTGGACAGCGAGAGAAGCAGCATATGGTAGATGTAAAGGAACTATTTATTAAAGGACATAGGGTTAAAAATATTAGCTTAGTACTTACATTTGCAGCTTTAATAACTATAGTTTTATATTCTAGAAATAGGAAAAGGGATATATATGGGGCTGTTTTATGGGCGGGAATAGTACCAATAATATTAATGATAATATTATTTATTCTAGTGAAAATAGATTTTCATAAATATTTTACTTATTTCCATAAGCTATTTTTTACAAATGATTTATGGCTTTTAAATCCTCAGACCGATGTATTAATTCAAATGCTTCCCCTTGAATTTTTTATAGATATATCCACAAGGATTATTGGATGTTTTGTGGGGATATCAATTTTGATGACAATTATAGCTTATATCAATTTAAAGAAAAAGCCTAGGGTATCTTAG
- a CDS encoding diguanylate cyclase encodes MFKYSLRTRILIFILLISMIPVVFVGYSGYSSTKKYIIENEEEKINFFLNNIKQMVVKFFCITKRDILFLEEMTEEKSAYSTEDISGEYKNELENIYYHFSKNNIQYDQIRFVNKGGYEIIRINNNKGKVNIVPDEELQYKGDRYYYQEALKLKKGEIYISDIDLNREKGEIEIPVKPTIRYVTPVYTNDNLRGFLILNLNIEYLFNDIERIKLDNGYNNTIILDSNGYYLFHPDEKKEWGSKRDLNTGESLSKDYTKMSKDIISSKKLSIRTTKENILVWYPVRLKCVGNKKIFIFMEIKKSNHLRPLIGFRNLFIIEGIITILVLIISVIMISSYITKPMIKIVKAVEGIGKGDFDVNLDINTNDELELLGYEIKKMSYELKYMYKNMEEIVGERTKELQLAHREMEEMATKDSLTGLYNRHYFNQYIQSIADDVKNNHKNMMILIIDIDKFKYVNDNYGHNIGDMVLKVVAKFLKNSTIESDLAVRYGGDEFLVALCDSRKINAEKYIKRVEKNLNEWNDNNDILNHRLTLSIGYDEYNGSKHILEAINNADKMMYENKIAKRKKEQG; translated from the coding sequence ATGTTTAAATATAGTTTGAGAACAAGGATTTTAATATTTATACTGCTAATATCAATGATACCAGTAGTCTTTGTTGGATATTCGGGATATTCTAGTACAAAAAAGTATATTATTGAAAACGAAGAAGAAAAAATCAATTTTTTTTTAAATAATATAAAACAAATGGTTGTAAAGTTTTTTTGCATTACTAAAAGGGATATTTTATTTTTGGAAGAAATGACTGAAGAGAAATCGGCATATTCTACTGAGGATATAAGTGGTGAATATAAAAATGAACTTGAAAATATTTACTATCATTTTTCAAAAAACAATATTCAATATGATCAAATTAGGTTTGTTAATAAAGGTGGATATGAAATAATAAGAATTAACAACAATAAAGGGAAGGTAAATATAGTGCCCGACGAAGAACTTCAATACAAGGGAGATCGATATTACTATCAAGAAGCATTAAAGTTAAAAAAAGGGGAAATATATATTTCCGATATTGATCTTAACAGGGAAAAAGGAGAAATAGAAATTCCAGTAAAGCCTACAATCAGATATGTTACACCGGTATATACAAATGATAATTTAAGAGGCTTTTTGATTTTAAATTTAAATATTGAGTATTTATTTAATGATATTGAAAGAATTAAGTTGGACAATGGATATAATAATACAATAATTTTAGATTCCAATGGGTACTATCTATTTCATCCCGACGAGAAAAAAGAATGGGGGAGCAAAAGGGATTTAAATACTGGAGAGAGTCTTAGCAAAGACTATACTAAAATGTCCAAGGACATCATTTCATCGAAAAAATTAAGTATAAGGACTACTAAAGAAAACATATTAGTATGGTATCCAGTAAGATTGAAATGCGTTGGGAACAAAAAAATATTTATATTTATGGAGATTAAAAAAAGCAACCATCTAAGACCCTTGATAGGTTTCAGAAATCTTTTTATAATAGAGGGAATTATTACTATCTTAGTGTTAATAATTAGTGTTATAATGATTTCATCTTATATTACTAAACCAATGATTAAAATAGTAAAAGCTGTTGAGGGCATTGGAAAAGGCGATTTTGATGTAAATTTAGATATAAATACAAACGACGAGCTGGAGCTTTTAGGATATGAAATAAAGAAAATGTCATATGAATTAAAATACATGTATAAAAATATGGAAGAGATAGTTGGTGAAAGAACTAAGGAACTTCAGCTTGCCCATAGGGAAATGGAAGAAATGGCTACAAAGGATTCTTTAACGGGATTATATAACAGGCACTATTTTAATCAATACATTCAAAGCATTGCCGACGATGTTAAAAACAATCATAAAAACATGATGATTTTAATTATTGATATAGATAAGTTTAAATATGTTAATGATAATTATGGACACAATATTGGGGATATGGTATTGAAGGTTGTCGCTAAGTTTTTAAAGAACTCAACTATAGAAAGCGACTTGGCTGTAAGATATGGTGGAGATGAATTCTTAGTGGCTTTATGTGACAGTAGGAAAATAAATGCTGAAAAATATATAAAAAGAGTAGAGAAGAATCTCAATGAGTGGAACGATAATAATGACATACTCAATCATAGGCTTACACTCAGTATTGGATATGATGAGTATAATGGTAGCAAGCATATATTAGAAGCAATTAATAATGCTGATAAGATGATGTATGAGAATAAGATAGCTAAAAGAAAAAAAGAGCAGGGGTAA